The following proteins are encoded in a genomic region of Arachis ipaensis cultivar K30076 chromosome B02, Araip1.1, whole genome shotgun sequence:
- the LOC107626293 gene encoding putative disease resistance RPP13-like protein 1 isoform X2, whose product MAATLVGGAVLSSIFNVVFDRMSSPEFANWIKGKKLTQNLLERLKTNLYAVQAFLNDAEQKQIKERAVKDWLDSLKDAMYVADDLLDEVFTKAATQKDPGTFFSRFLNLQDREIANRTEEIIDRIESIVKQKDTLGLREIPKENMSWRITTSLVERSNIYGREEDKEAIVKLLLDIDDTGDGDISVISIVGMGGIGKTTLAQLIYNDDKVKENFVFRCWVCVSEEFDVIKVTKTIVEAITESPCKLNDLNLLQHELKKSLSKGKFFVVLDDAWEGNYGSWNRLLKPFQNGVKGSKILITTRSTKVASAAQTISSRELSLLSDEDCWLIFSKHARLSTYSMENPILEKIGRDIVKKCRGLPLAAQALGGLLHGNSDVEHWNRILKSEIWELSEDESELIPALRISYYYLPSCLKDCFVYCSLYPKDYEFDKDELILLWMAQNFLQPVGKKTPEEVGDKYFDELIARSFLQPHSTWENKFVMHDLVHDLAMMFAGEFYFRAEELENAVEVDTKTRHLSHNAKGNYPISKLLGVCDRIKHTRTFLEFNLKSWIPFNMENAPCILLSHLKYLRALSFNSFPLELVPDSIGELIHLRYLDLSWTDIVALPESLGNLYNLQTLKLYSCSNLKMLPVGMKDLINLRHLDVRDTPLHEMPKSMSKLKNLQFLSDYVVGKREENKITELGALANLQLSISIAKLENVVNSSEASMARMSDKDGISSLILRWSSDKDENTADSQIERDILDKLRPHTNLKELYIYGYRGTTFPDWVGHSSYYSITEITLGDFSLGGCRNCCMLPSLGQMPSLKHLSISDFESLESVGAELYFNQNGESCLETPPFPMLETLSFYSMPCWKEWRSLEFNAFPRLRELTIIRCPMLRGDLPSQLPSLQSLQIFNCKQLSCCVPRAPSITNLSISGKHLVESGVEAITHMQLSCLTSLRISGYSSHIWFPVSAIPASLQKLTIQDCRELEFEMDGQHHSLQILSIESSCDSLTSFSLLDAFPNLVRVYISKCEKMECIVVSRSLSSLRDLNIIECRSLKSVSTLWMAAPQLEHLTLRECPEIELSATGDPNRSLRSLEFSYSEKLCEMKDPQLWPKVSHIPAIQVDYRWIW is encoded by the exons ATGGCTGCAACACTTGTAGGTGGAGCTGTTCTGTCTTccatttttaatgttgtttttgacAGGATGTCCTCACCTGAATTTGCCAACTGGATCAAAGGGAAGAAGCTTACCCAGAATCTGCTTGAAAGGTTGAAGACCAATCTTTATGCTGTTCAAGCCTTTCTTAATGATGCTGAGCAGAAGCAGATCAAGGAGAGAGCTGTCAAGGACTGGCTCGATAGTCTCAAAGATGCTATGTATGTTGCTGATGACTTGCTGGATGAAGTCTTCACCAAAGCTGCCACTCAGAAGGATCCAGGTACCTTCTTCTCTCGTTTTCTCAATTTGCAAGATAGGGAGATAGCAAACAGGACGGAGGAAATAATTGATAGGATAGAGTCTATTGTGAAGCAAAAAGACACTCTTGGTCTTAGAGAGATTCCTAAGGAGAACATGTCATGGAGGATCACAACATCTCTAGTTGAAAGATCCAACATATATGGCAGGGAAGAAGACAAGGAGGCCATAGTGAAGTTGTTGTTGGATATTGATGACACTGGTGATGGTGATATATCTGTGATTTCCATTGTGGGCATGGGAGGAATAGGAAAGACTACTTTGGCCCAATTGATTTACAATGACGATAAAGTGAAGGAGAATTTCGTCTTTCGATGTTGGGTTTGTGTGTCTGAAGAATTTGATGTTATTAAGGTCACCAAGACTATAGTTGAGGCAATAACGGAGAGTCCTTGTAAGTTGAATGATTTGAATTTACTTCAACATGAGTTAAAAAAGAGTTTATCCAAAGggaaattctttgttgttttggaCGATGCATGGGAAGGAAATTATGGTAGTTGGAATAGGCTTCTAAAACCTTTTCAGAATGGGGTTAAGGGGAGCAAAATTCTCATAACTACTAGAAGTACAAAGGTGGCTTCTGCGGCACAGACTATTTCGTCTCGTGAACTAAGTTTATTGTCGGATGAAGATTGCTGGTTAATATTCTCAAAACATGCACGTCTTTCCACTTACTCTATGGAGAATCCAATTTTGGAAAAGATCGGCAGAGATATTGTAAAGAAGTGTCGTGGCTTGCCCTTGGCAGCTCAAGCACTAGGAGGCTTATTGCATGGAAATTCTGATGTCGAGCATTGGAATCGTATATTGAAGAGTGAGATATGGGAATTGTCCGAAGATGAGAGCGAACTCATTCCAGCATTAAGAATTAGTTACTACTATCTTCCTTCATGTCTGAAAGATTGTTTTGTTTATTGTTCGTTGTATCCGAAGGATTATGAATTTGATAAAGATGAATTGATCTTGTTATGGATGGCTCAGAATTTTTTACAACCAGTTGGGAAAAAGACTCCAGAAGAAGTTGGTGATAaatattttgatgaattaattGCGAGATCATTTTTGCAACCTCATAGTACTTGGGAAAATAAATTTGTGATGCATGATCTTGTGCATGATTTGGCAATGATGTTTGCTGGAGAATTCTATTTTAGAGCGGAAGAGCTTGAGAATGCAGTTGAGGTTGATACTAAAACTCGTCATTTGTCCCACAATGCTAAAGGCAATTATCCAATCTCAAAACTGTTGGGAGTTTGTGACAGAATAAAACATACAAGGACATTTCTTGAATTCAATTTGAAGTCATGGATCCCATTTAACATGGAAAACGCACCTTGTATCTTGTTGTCACATTTAAAGTACCTGAGAGCCTTGTCGTTCAATAGCTTTCCTCTTGAGTTAGTACCTGATTCAATAGGTGAGTTGATTCATCTGCGTTACTTGGATCTCTCTTGGACGGACATTGTGGCATTGCCAGAGTCATTGGGTAACCTATACAATTTGCAGACCTTGAAGTTGTATTCCTGTAGTAATCTGAAAATGCTACCTGTTGGCATGAAAGACCTTATAAATTTGCGCCATCTTGATGTTAGAGATACTCCTTTGCATGAGATGCCGAAGAGCATGAGCAAGTTGAAAAATTTGCAGTTTTTAAGCGACTATGTTGTGGGGAAGCGTGAAGAGAACAAGATCACAGAATTGGGAGCACTTGCAAATCTACAGCTATCAATTTCCATTGCCAAATTGGAGAATGTGGTGAACAGCAGTGAAGCTTCGATGGCAAGAATGTCTGATAAGGATGGCATTAGCTCTTTGATCTTGAGGTGGTCATCAGATAAAGATGAGAACACAGCTGATTCTCAAATAGAAAGAGATATACTTGACAAGTTACGACCTCACACTAATTTGAAAGAGTTATATATCTATGGTTACAGGGGTACAACATTTCCAGATTGGGTGGGACATTCTTCCTATTACAGCATCACCGAAATAACACTGGGTGATTTCTCTTTGGGTGGTTGTCGGAATTGTTGTATGCTTCCTTCACTTGGACAAATGCCCTCGTTGAAGCACCTATCAATTTCAGATTTTGAAAGTCTAGAAAGTGTGGGTGCTGAGTTATACTTTAACCAGAATGGTGAATCTTGTTTGGAGACACCACCATTCCCAATGCTTGAAACTCTTTCGTTTTATTCAATGCCTTGCTGGAAGGAGTGGCGTTCATTGGAGTTCAATGCATTCCCGAGACTTAGGGAGCTTACCATAATTAGGTGTCCGATGTTGAGAGGAGATTTGCCCAGTCAACTACCATCTTTGCAATCACTTCAGATTTTTAATTGCAAGCAGCTGAGTTGTTGTGTTCCAAGGGCTCCTTCGATTACGaatctttcaatttcaggaaaGCATCTAGTGGAGTCGGGGGTAGAGGCCATAACGCACATGCAACTGAGTTGCCTGACGTCTTTGCGCATCTCAGGTTATTCCTCCCACATATGGTTTCCTGTGAGTGCTATTCCCGCATCACTACAAAAGCTGACGATTCAGGATTGCAGAGAATTAGAATTTGAAATGGATGGGCAACATCACTCGCTGCAGATACTATCAATAGAGAGCAGCTGTGATTCACTTACATCCTTCTCGTTGTTGGATGCCTTTCCAAATCTCGTGCGTGTTTATATCAGCAAGTGTGAAAAGATGGAGTGTATTGTGGTGTCACGCTCTCTTTCATCTCTCcgtgatttaaatatcattgagtGTAGGAGTTTGAAGTCCGTGTCAACGCTATGGATGGCAGCACCTCAGCTAGAGCATCTCACACTACGGGAATGCCCAGAGATCGAGTTGTCAGCAACAGGGGATCCAAACCGTAGCCTCAGATCTCTTGAGTTCAGCTACAGCGAGAAACTA TGCGAGATGAAGGACCCACAGCTTTGGCCCAAAGTTTCCCACATCCCTGCCATTCAAGTTGATTACAGATGGATTTGGTAA
- the LOC107626293 gene encoding putative disease resistance RPP13-like protein 1 isoform X1, which yields MAATLVGGAVLSSIFNVVFDRMSSPEFANWIKGKKLTQNLLERLKTNLYAVQAFLNDAEQKQIKERAVKDWLDSLKDAMYVADDLLDEVFTKAATQKDPGTFFSRFLNLQDREIANRTEEIIDRIESIVKQKDTLGLREIPKENMSWRITTSLVERSNIYGREEDKEAIVKLLLDIDDTGDGDISVISIVGMGGIGKTTLAQLIYNDDKVKENFVFRCWVCVSEEFDVIKVTKTIVEAITESPCKLNDLNLLQHELKKSLSKGKFFVVLDDAWEGNYGSWNRLLKPFQNGVKGSKILITTRSTKVASAAQTISSRELSLLSDEDCWLIFSKHARLSTYSMENPILEKIGRDIVKKCRGLPLAAQALGGLLHGNSDVEHWNRILKSEIWELSEDESELIPALRISYYYLPSCLKDCFVYCSLYPKDYEFDKDELILLWMAQNFLQPVGKKTPEEVGDKYFDELIARSFLQPHSTWENKFVMHDLVHDLAMMFAGEFYFRAEELENAVEVDTKTRHLSHNAKGNYPISKLLGVCDRIKHTRTFLEFNLKSWIPFNMENAPCILLSHLKYLRALSFNSFPLELVPDSIGELIHLRYLDLSWTDIVALPESLGNLYNLQTLKLYSCSNLKMLPVGMKDLINLRHLDVRDTPLHEMPKSMSKLKNLQFLSDYVVGKREENKITELGALANLQLSISIAKLENVVNSSEASMARMSDKDGISSLILRWSSDKDENTADSQIERDILDKLRPHTNLKELYIYGYRGTTFPDWVGHSSYYSITEITLGDFSLGGCRNCCMLPSLGQMPSLKHLSISDFESLESVGAELYFNQNGESCLETPPFPMLETLSFYSMPCWKEWRSLEFNAFPRLRELTIIRCPMLRGDLPSQLPSLQSLQIFNCKQLSCCVPRAPSITNLSISGKHLVESGVEAITHMQLSCLTSLRISGYSSHIWFPVSAIPASLQKLTIQDCRELEFEMDGQHHSLQILSIESSCDSLTSFSLLDAFPNLVRVYISKCEKMECIVVSRSLSSLRDLNIIECRSLKSVSTLWMAAPQLEHLTLRECPEIELSATGDPNRSLRSLEFSYSEKLVSSALFVNSQFHGLTSLCIWGECESVKCLTKEGWLPASLESLTLLSMKSVETLECKGLAHLTSLQKLTIAECPKLENIDGEKLPVSLIQLFINESPLLAKQCEMKDPQLWPKVSHIPAIQVDYRWIW from the coding sequence ATGGCTGCAACACTTGTAGGTGGAGCTGTTCTGTCTTccatttttaatgttgtttttgacAGGATGTCCTCACCTGAATTTGCCAACTGGATCAAAGGGAAGAAGCTTACCCAGAATCTGCTTGAAAGGTTGAAGACCAATCTTTATGCTGTTCAAGCCTTTCTTAATGATGCTGAGCAGAAGCAGATCAAGGAGAGAGCTGTCAAGGACTGGCTCGATAGTCTCAAAGATGCTATGTATGTTGCTGATGACTTGCTGGATGAAGTCTTCACCAAAGCTGCCACTCAGAAGGATCCAGGTACCTTCTTCTCTCGTTTTCTCAATTTGCAAGATAGGGAGATAGCAAACAGGACGGAGGAAATAATTGATAGGATAGAGTCTATTGTGAAGCAAAAAGACACTCTTGGTCTTAGAGAGATTCCTAAGGAGAACATGTCATGGAGGATCACAACATCTCTAGTTGAAAGATCCAACATATATGGCAGGGAAGAAGACAAGGAGGCCATAGTGAAGTTGTTGTTGGATATTGATGACACTGGTGATGGTGATATATCTGTGATTTCCATTGTGGGCATGGGAGGAATAGGAAAGACTACTTTGGCCCAATTGATTTACAATGACGATAAAGTGAAGGAGAATTTCGTCTTTCGATGTTGGGTTTGTGTGTCTGAAGAATTTGATGTTATTAAGGTCACCAAGACTATAGTTGAGGCAATAACGGAGAGTCCTTGTAAGTTGAATGATTTGAATTTACTTCAACATGAGTTAAAAAAGAGTTTATCCAAAGggaaattctttgttgttttggaCGATGCATGGGAAGGAAATTATGGTAGTTGGAATAGGCTTCTAAAACCTTTTCAGAATGGGGTTAAGGGGAGCAAAATTCTCATAACTACTAGAAGTACAAAGGTGGCTTCTGCGGCACAGACTATTTCGTCTCGTGAACTAAGTTTATTGTCGGATGAAGATTGCTGGTTAATATTCTCAAAACATGCACGTCTTTCCACTTACTCTATGGAGAATCCAATTTTGGAAAAGATCGGCAGAGATATTGTAAAGAAGTGTCGTGGCTTGCCCTTGGCAGCTCAAGCACTAGGAGGCTTATTGCATGGAAATTCTGATGTCGAGCATTGGAATCGTATATTGAAGAGTGAGATATGGGAATTGTCCGAAGATGAGAGCGAACTCATTCCAGCATTAAGAATTAGTTACTACTATCTTCCTTCATGTCTGAAAGATTGTTTTGTTTATTGTTCGTTGTATCCGAAGGATTATGAATTTGATAAAGATGAATTGATCTTGTTATGGATGGCTCAGAATTTTTTACAACCAGTTGGGAAAAAGACTCCAGAAGAAGTTGGTGATAaatattttgatgaattaattGCGAGATCATTTTTGCAACCTCATAGTACTTGGGAAAATAAATTTGTGATGCATGATCTTGTGCATGATTTGGCAATGATGTTTGCTGGAGAATTCTATTTTAGAGCGGAAGAGCTTGAGAATGCAGTTGAGGTTGATACTAAAACTCGTCATTTGTCCCACAATGCTAAAGGCAATTATCCAATCTCAAAACTGTTGGGAGTTTGTGACAGAATAAAACATACAAGGACATTTCTTGAATTCAATTTGAAGTCATGGATCCCATTTAACATGGAAAACGCACCTTGTATCTTGTTGTCACATTTAAAGTACCTGAGAGCCTTGTCGTTCAATAGCTTTCCTCTTGAGTTAGTACCTGATTCAATAGGTGAGTTGATTCATCTGCGTTACTTGGATCTCTCTTGGACGGACATTGTGGCATTGCCAGAGTCATTGGGTAACCTATACAATTTGCAGACCTTGAAGTTGTATTCCTGTAGTAATCTGAAAATGCTACCTGTTGGCATGAAAGACCTTATAAATTTGCGCCATCTTGATGTTAGAGATACTCCTTTGCATGAGATGCCGAAGAGCATGAGCAAGTTGAAAAATTTGCAGTTTTTAAGCGACTATGTTGTGGGGAAGCGTGAAGAGAACAAGATCACAGAATTGGGAGCACTTGCAAATCTACAGCTATCAATTTCCATTGCCAAATTGGAGAATGTGGTGAACAGCAGTGAAGCTTCGATGGCAAGAATGTCTGATAAGGATGGCATTAGCTCTTTGATCTTGAGGTGGTCATCAGATAAAGATGAGAACACAGCTGATTCTCAAATAGAAAGAGATATACTTGACAAGTTACGACCTCACACTAATTTGAAAGAGTTATATATCTATGGTTACAGGGGTACAACATTTCCAGATTGGGTGGGACATTCTTCCTATTACAGCATCACCGAAATAACACTGGGTGATTTCTCTTTGGGTGGTTGTCGGAATTGTTGTATGCTTCCTTCACTTGGACAAATGCCCTCGTTGAAGCACCTATCAATTTCAGATTTTGAAAGTCTAGAAAGTGTGGGTGCTGAGTTATACTTTAACCAGAATGGTGAATCTTGTTTGGAGACACCACCATTCCCAATGCTTGAAACTCTTTCGTTTTATTCAATGCCTTGCTGGAAGGAGTGGCGTTCATTGGAGTTCAATGCATTCCCGAGACTTAGGGAGCTTACCATAATTAGGTGTCCGATGTTGAGAGGAGATTTGCCCAGTCAACTACCATCTTTGCAATCACTTCAGATTTTTAATTGCAAGCAGCTGAGTTGTTGTGTTCCAAGGGCTCCTTCGATTACGaatctttcaatttcaggaaaGCATCTAGTGGAGTCGGGGGTAGAGGCCATAACGCACATGCAACTGAGTTGCCTGACGTCTTTGCGCATCTCAGGTTATTCCTCCCACATATGGTTTCCTGTGAGTGCTATTCCCGCATCACTACAAAAGCTGACGATTCAGGATTGCAGAGAATTAGAATTTGAAATGGATGGGCAACATCACTCGCTGCAGATACTATCAATAGAGAGCAGCTGTGATTCACTTACATCCTTCTCGTTGTTGGATGCCTTTCCAAATCTCGTGCGTGTTTATATCAGCAAGTGTGAAAAGATGGAGTGTATTGTGGTGTCACGCTCTCTTTCATCTCTCcgtgatttaaatatcattgagtGTAGGAGTTTGAAGTCCGTGTCAACGCTATGGATGGCAGCACCTCAGCTAGAGCATCTCACACTACGGGAATGCCCAGAGATCGAGTTGTCAGCAACAGGGGATCCAAACCGTAGCCTCAGATCTCTTGAGTTCAGCTACAGCGAGAAACTAGTGAGTAGTGCATTATTCGTGAATTCTCAATTTCACGGGCTTACTAGTCTTTGTATTTGGGGTGAATGTGAGAGTGTGAAGTGCCTCACAAAGGAAGGTTGGTTGCCTGCCTCCCTTGAGTCTCTCACACTGCTAAGCATGAAAAGTGTGGAGACGTTGGAATGCAAGGGACTTGCACACCTCACCTCCCTCCAAAAATTGACTATTGCTGAATGTCCCAAGTTGGAGAACATTGACGGAGAAAAGCTGCCTGTCTCTCTAATACAACTCTTCATAAATGAAAGTCCTTTGTTGGCTAAACAGTGCGAGATGAAGGACCCACAGCTTTGGCCCAAAGTTTCCCACATCCCTGCCATTCAAGTTGATTACAGATGGATTTGGTAA
- the LOC110262381 gene encoding putative disease resistance RPP13-like protein 1 yields MSRWLLSSLKELVAELLCRRRKKARPCSILHSSSTGAFRHYPCPLKMMSSPEVANWIKGKKLTQKLLERLKTTLYAVQAFLSDAEQKQIKERAVKDWLDSLKDAMYVADDLLDEVFTKAATQKDPGTFSRFFNLQDREIANRMEEIIERIESIVKQKDTLGLREIPKENMSWRITTSLVERSNIYGREKDKEAIVKLLLDDDISVIPIVGMGGIGKTTLAQLVYNDNKVQKNFDVQGWVCVSEEFDVIKVTKTIIEAITSSSCNLNDLNLLQHELKERLSKRKFFVVLDDAWNENYGSWNRLLKPFQNGVKGSKILITTRSTKVASAAQTISSYELSLLSDEDCWLIFSKHARLSTYSMENPTLEKLGRDIVKKCHGLPLAAQALGGLLRGNSDVEDWNRILKSEIWEFSEDKSELIPALRISYYYLPSCLKECFVYCSLYPKDYKFDKDELILLWMAQNFLQPVGKKTPEEVGDEYFDELVARSLLQPHSTEENNFVMHDLVHDLAMMFAGEFYFRAEELQNAVEVDIKTRHLSHNAKGNYPISKLLGVCDRIKHTRTFLAINLWPWIPFNMENTPYILLSRLKYLRALSLKRFPLESVPGSIGELIHLRYLDLSWTDIVTLPESLGNLYNLQTLKLRFCMQLTMLPVGMEDLVNLRHLDIRGTDRLQEMPKGMSKLKNLQFLSDYVVGKREENNITELGALANLQQSISIAKLENVVNSSEASMARMSNKDGIRSLELSWSPDEDENEVDSQIERDILDKLKPHCNLKELEIRGYRGTTFPDWLGHSSYCNITTITLYGCRNCCMLPSLGQLPSLKHLTILNFESVEIVGAEFYFYQNDEFCLETPFPKLETLWFSSMPCWKEWRSMELNAFPRLRELTIWKCPMLRGDLPNHLPSLESLEIEAPAISTLSISGKHPVGSVVEAITNTQLTCLTSLRISDCSSHIWFPVSAIPPSLRDLMIQGCRELEFQMDGQHHSLKELRIRSSCDSVASFSLLDSFPNLVHVQIKKCEKMECIVVSRSLSSLRYLWIKHCGSMKSVSTIWIAAPQLECLSLVGCPRVDLFAPGVPHRSLRFLGISYCEKLVSTAAFMNSQFHGLTSLRIAGECESVKSLPKEGWLPASLQSLTLDRIQSVETLECKGLAHLTSLHELCIFRCPKLENMEGEKLPTSLKQLCISDSPLLGKRCEMKDPQLWPKISHIPTIQVDDRWIW; encoded by the exons ATGTCGCGGTGGTTGCTGTCGTCACTGAAGGAGCTCGTCGCTGAGCTGCTGTGTCGCCGCCGGAAGAAAGCTCGTCCATGCTCTATCCTCCATTCTTCCTCCACTGGAGCCTTCCGCCACTACCCTTGCCCTTTGAAAAT GATGTCCTCACCTGAAGTTGCCAATTGGATCAAAGGGAAGAAGCTTACCCAGAAACTGCTTGAAAGGTTGAAGACTACTCTTTATGCTGTTCAAGCCTTTCTCAGTGATGCTGAGCAGAAGCAGATCAAGGAGAGAGCTGTCAAGGACTGGCTCGATAGTCTCAAAGATGCTATGTATGTTGCTGATGACTTGCTTGATGAAGTCTTCACCAAAGCTGCCACTCAGAAGGATCCAGGTACCTTCTCTCGTTTTTTCAATTTGCAAGATAGGGAGATAGCAAACAGGATGGAAGAAATAATTGAGAGGATAGAGTCTATTGTGAAGCAAAAAGACACTCTTGGTCTTAGAGAGATTCCTAAGGAGAACATGTCATGGAGGATCACAACATCTCTAGTTGAAAGATCTAATATATATGGAAGGGAAAAAGACAAGGAGGCCATAGTGAAATTGTTGTTGGATGATGATATATCTGTGATTCCCATTGTGGGCATGGGCGGAATAGGAAAGACTACTTTGGCCCAATTGGTTTACAATGacaataaagtgcagaagaactTTGATGTTCAGGGTTGGGTTTGTGTGTCCGAAGAGTTTGATGTTATTAAGGTCACCAAGACTATAATTGAGGCAATAACTTCAAGTTCTTGTAACTTGAATGATTTGAATTTACTTCAACATGAGTTAAAGGAAAGATTATCCAAACGAAAGTTCTTTGTGGTTTTGGACGATGCATGGAATGAAAACTATGGTAGCTGGAATAGGCTTCTAAAACCTTTTCAGAATGGGGTTAAGGGGAGCAAAATTCTCATAACTACTAGAAGTACAAAGGTGGCTTCTGCGGCACAGACTATTTCGTCTTATGAACTAAGCTTATTGTCAGATGAAGATTGCTGGTTAATATTTTCAAAACATGCACGTCTTTCCACTTACTCTATGGAGAATCCAACTTTGGAAAAGCTTGGCAGAGATATTGTAAAGAAGTGTCATGGCTTGCCCTTGGCAGCTCAAGCACTAGGAGGCTTGTTGCGCGGAAATTCTGATGTCGAGGATTGGAATCGTATATTGAAGAGCGAGATTTGGGAATTTTCTGAAGACAAAAGCGAACTCATTCCAGCATTAAGAATCAGTTATTACTATCTTCCTTCATGTCTGAAGGAGTGCTTTGTTTATTGCTCATTGTATCCGAAGGATTATAAATTTGATAAAGATGAGCTCATCTTGTTATGGATGGCTCAGAATTTTTTACAACCAGTTGGGAAAAAGACCCCAGAAGAAGTTGGTGATGAATATTTCGATGAATTAGTTGCGAGATCATTATTGCAACCTCATAGTACTGAGGaaaataattttgtgatgcatGATCTTGTGCATGATTTGGCAATGATGTTTGCGGGAGAATTCTATTTTAGAGCGGAAGAGCTTCAGAATGCAGTTGAGGTTGATATTAAAACGCGTCATTTGTCCCATAATGCTAAAGGCAATTATCCAATCTCAAAACTGTTGGGGGTTTGTGACAGAATAAAACATACAAGGACATTTCTTGCAATCAATTTGTGGCCATGGATCCCATTTAACATGGAAAACACACCTTATATCTTGTTGTCACGGTTGAAGTACCTTAGAGCTTTGTCGTTGAAACGCTTTCCTCTTGAGTCAGTCCCTGGTTCAATAGGTGAGTTGATTCATTTGCGTTACTTGGATCTCTCTTGGACCGACATTGTGACATTGCCGGAGTCATTGGGTAACCTGTACAACTTGCAGACCTTGAAGTTGCGTTTCTGTATGCAACTGACAATGCTACCTGTTGGCATGGAAGACCTTGTAAATTTGCGGCATCTTGATATTAGAGGGACTGATCGGTTGCAAGAGATGCCGAAAGGTATGAGCAAGTTGAAAAATTTGCAGTTTTTAAGCGACTATGTTGTTGGGAAGCGTGAAGAAAACAATATCACAGAATTGGGAGCACTTGCAAATCTACAGCAATCAATTTCCATTGCCAAATTGGAGAATGTGGTGAACAGCAGTGAAGCTTCGATGGCAAGAATGTCTAACAAGGATGGCATTAGGTCTTTGGAGTTGAGTTGGTCGCCAGATGAAGATGAGAATGAAGTTGATTCCCAAATAGAAAGAGATATACTCGACAAGTTAAAACCTCATTGTAATTTGAAAGAACTAGAAATCCGGGGTTATAGGGGTACAACCTTTCCAGATTGGTTGGGACATTCTTCCTACTGCAACATCACCACAATAACACTGTATGGTTGCAGGAATTGTTGTATGCTTCCTTCACTTGGACAATTGCCCTCTTTGAAGCAcctaacaattttaaattttgaaagtgTGGAAATTGTGGGTGCTGAGTTTTACTTTTACCAGAACGATGAATTTTGTTTGGAGACTCCATTTCCAAAGCTTGAAACTCTTTGGTTTTCATCAATGCCTTGCTGGAAGGAGTGGCGTTCAATGGAGTTGAATGCATTTCCTCGACTTAGGGAGCTTACCATATGGAAGTGTCCGATGTTGAGAGGAGATTTGCCGAATCACCTACCTTCTTTGGAATCACTTGAGATTGAGGCTCCTGCGATTTCCactctttcaatttcaggaaaGCATCCAGTGGGGTCCGTGGTGGAGGCCATTACGAACACGCAACTGACTTGCCTCACTTCTTTACGCATCTCAGATTGTTCCTCCCACATATGGTTTCCTGTGAGTGCTATCCCTCCATCACTACGAGACTTGATGATTCAGGGTTGTAGAGAATTAGAATTCCAAATGGATGGCCAACACCACTCACTTAAGGAACTACGCATACGTAGCAGTTGTGATTCAGTTGCATCCTTCTCGTTGTTGGATTCCTTTCCAAATCTCGTGCATGTTCAAATCAAGAAATGTGAAAAGATGGAGTGTATTGTGGTGTCACGCTCTCTCTCGTCTCTCCGATATCTATGGATCAAGCATTGTGGGAGTATGAAATCCGTGTCGACGATATGGATTGCAGCACCTCAGCTAGAGTGTCTCTCACTAGTGGGTTGCCCCAGGGTCGATTTGTTTGCTCCAGGGGTTCCACACCGTAGCCTCAGATTTCTTGGAATCAGCTACTGCGAGAAACTAGTGAGCACTGCAGCATTCATGAATTCCCAATTTCACGGGCTAACTAGTCTTCGTATTGCGGGTGAATGTGAGAGTGTGAAGTCCCTCCCAAAGGAAGGTTGGTTGCCTGCCTCCCTTCAGTCTCTCACACTGGATCGCATTCAAAGTGTGGAGACGTTGGAATGCAAGGGACTTGCCCACCTCACCTCCCTCCATGAATTATGTATTTTTCGTTGTCCCAAGTTGGAGAATATGGAGGGTGAAAAGCTGCCTACCTCTCTAAAACAACTCTGCATCAGTGATAGCCCTTTGCTGGGTAAACGGTGCGAGATGAAGGACCCACAGCTTTGGCCCAAAATCTCCCACATCCCCACCATTCAAGTTGATGACAGATGGATTTGGTAA